A region of Catharus ustulatus isolate bCatUst1 chromosome 9, bCatUst1.pri.v2, whole genome shotgun sequence DNA encodes the following proteins:
- the MED8 gene encoding mediator of RNA polymerase II transcription subunit 8, producing MQREEKQLELTLEALISQVADLKNSLVSFIYKLENEYDRLTWPSVLDSFALLSGQLNTLNKVLKHEKTPLLRNQVIIPLVLSPDRDEEIMRQTEGRVPVFSHEVVPDHLRTKPDPEVEEQEKQLITDAARISPDAAQKQIQSLNKMCSNLLEKISKEERESESGGLRQNKQTFNPADTNALVAAVAFGKGLSNRRPPGSGASVQSGQPGAGAIIAGASGMQQVPMTGAPAQQQPMLAGVQMAPAGQPGKMPSGIKTNIKSASMHPYQR from the exons ATGCAG AGAGAGGAGAAGCAGTTGGAGCTGACCCTGGAGGCACTCATCAGTCAGGTGGCTGACCTGAAGAACTCCTTGGTCAGTTTTATCTACAAGCTGGAGAACGAGTATGACCGACTCACATG GCCTTCAGTTCTGGACAGCTTTGCATTGCTCTCAGGTCAGTTGAACACCTTGAATAAAGTGCTAAAGCATGAGAAGACCCCGCTACTGCGAAACCAGGTGATCATCCCCCTGGTGCTGTCTCCAGACCGTGATGAGGAGATCATG AGGCAGACAGAGGGGCGTGTGCCGGTGTTCAGCCATGAAGTAGTGCCTGACCATCTTCGAACCAAGCCTGACCCTGaggtggaggagcaggagaagcagctgaTCACAGATGCAGCTCGAATTAGCCCTGATGCAGCACAG aaaCAGATCCAAAGTCTGAACAAAATGTGCTCAAATTTGCTGGAGAAAATCAGTAAAGAGGAGCGGGAATCTGAAAGTGGAG GTTTACGACAGAACAAGCAGACCTTCAACCCTGCAGACACCAATGCACTGGTAGCAGCTGTGGCCTTTGGGAAAGGGCTGTCAAACCGGAGAcccccaggctctggggcaTCTGTCCAGTCGGGCCAGCCAGGAGCTGGTGCCATCATTGCAGGTGCTTCAGGCATGCAGCAGGTCCCAATGACAGgtgctccagctcagcagcagccaatgCTGGCAGGAGTGCAGATGGCACCAGCAGGACAGCCAG gAAAAATGCCGAGTGgcataaaaacaaatataaagtCTGCCTCAATGCATCCATATCAGAGATGA